A section of the Sebastes fasciatus isolate fSebFas1 chromosome 5, fSebFas1.pri, whole genome shotgun sequence genome encodes:
- the scly gene encoding selenocysteine lyase yields MAKPSDDITSVQGHTFTGHTFQHYSEMKPDRIYMDYNATTPLEPEVIQAISEALQDAWGNPSSNYIAGAKAKAIINQSRENVARMVGGKAEDIIFTSGGTEANNLVLHTAVEHFRRSCRAAEQGEGHQNGSNGLPHIITSNVEHDSVKLVAEHLQKDGKADVTYVPVSKVTARLEVEDVIAAVRPNTCLISIMLANNETGVIMPIQEICQRIKSLNKQHDGLRILLHTDAAQALGKIRVDAFELGVDYLTIVGHKFYAPRIGALYVNGPGTSTPLYPMLFGGGQERNFRPGTENTPMIAGLGKAAELVSSNLSDYESHMRSTKLHLEERLKAVFKDRIHLNSHYPGSDILPNTCNVSILGPTLQGWRVLSNCRTLLASVGAACHSDCGNRPSHILLSCGVPSEVAANALRLSLGRGTTKADVDAVVEDLRQTVQLLEEMD; encoded by the exons ATGGCCAAACCATCTGATGACATCACCTCTGTGCAGGGTCACACTTTCACTGGCCATACCTTCCAACATTATTCAGAAATGAAGCCAGACAG gatctacatggactACAATGCCACCACTCCGCTGGAACCTGAGGTGATCCAGGCCATTTCTGAAGCCCTCCAAGATGCCTGGGGAAACCCTAGTAGCAATTATATAGCAG GTGCTAAAGCCAAAGCAATAATTAATCAGTCCAGAGAGAATGTGGCGAGAATGGTTGGAGGGAAAGCAGAAGACATCATTTTCACATCGGGTGGAACGGAG GCCAACAACCTGGTGCTCCACACTGCTGTAGAGCActtcaggagaagctgcaggGCTGCAGAGCAAGGTGAAGGACACCAGAATGGAAGCAACGGCCTTCCTCACATTATCACCTCTAATGTGGAACACGACTCGGTCAAACTAGTAGCTGAGCACCTACAGAAAGATGGCAAGGCAG ATGTGACATATGTGCCTGTGTCTAAGGTGACAGCCCGATTGGAGGTGGAGGATGTCATTGCTGCGGTGCGTCCCAACACATGTCTCATCTCTATCATGCTGGCCAACAATGAGACAGGAGTCATCATG CCAATCCAAGAGATCTGCCAGAGAATAAAATCTCTCAACAAGCAGCATGATGGGCTAAGGATCCTGCTCCACACGGATGCTGCTCAGGCTCTGGGGAAAATCAGAGTAGATGCCTTTGAACTGGGTGTGGATTACCTCACCATAGTGGGACACAAG TTCTACGCACCTCGGATCGGTGCTTTGTACGTGAACGGCCCTGGAACGAGTACGCCGTTGTATCCGATGCTGTttggaggaggacaggagagaaACTTCAGACCAGG cacagaaaacacaccaATGATTGCTGGTCTGGGAAAG GCTGCAGAACTGGTGTCCTCTAATCTGTCAGATTATGAGAGTCATATGCGGAGTACCAAACTACACTTGGAAGAACGACTGAAG GCCGTTTTTAAAGACAGGATCCACTTAAACAGCCATTACCCTGGCTCTGATATCCTCCCTAACACATGTAATGTGTCCATCCTGGGCCCAACATTACAAG GCTGGAGGGTATTGTCCAACTGCAGGACGCTGTTGGCCAGCGTTGGCGCCGCCTGCCACTCAGACTGTGGAAACAG GCCTTCCCATATCCTTCTGAGCTGTGGAGTCCCCTCAGAGGTGGCAGCTAACGCCTTGAGGTTGAGCCTGGGCAGGGGGACGACCAAAGCAGATGTGGACGCAGTTGTGGAAGACCTGAGGCAGACTGTGCAGCTGCTGGAAGAAATGGACTGA